One region of Haladaptatus cibarius D43 genomic DNA includes:
- a CDS encoding cupin domain-containing protein has translation MNDERPRVVNESNLDWNEESHGDEFQIRRKQLGTESGGEQLGCSLYELPPGKKSWPYHYHTGNEEAIFVLDGSGTLRIEDDGKALEAGDYVALPVGEEYARRVINDSDDELRYLCFSTMREPDVSVYPDSGKIGVFAGSAPGDHEGRTLSGYFPLDAEVDYCHGDEK, from the coding sequence ATGAACGACGAGCGACCGCGAGTCGTCAACGAATCGAATCTCGATTGGAACGAAGAATCGCACGGAGACGAATTTCAGATTCGGCGCAAGCAGTTGGGGACGGAATCCGGCGGCGAGCAGTTGGGCTGTAGCCTCTACGAACTCCCGCCGGGCAAGAAATCGTGGCCCTACCACTACCACACCGGAAACGAGGAGGCGATTTTCGTCCTCGACGGGTCGGGAACGCTTCGAATCGAAGACGACGGGAAGGCTCTTGAAGCGGGCGACTACGTCGCGCTCCCGGTCGGCGAAGAGTACGCCCGGCGGGTCATCAACGATTCCGATGATGAACTTCGCTACCTCTGTTTTTCGACCATGCGCGAGCCGGACGTGTCGGTGTATCCCGACTCGGGGAAAATCGGCGTGTTCGCGGGGTCAGCGCCGGGTGACCACGAAGGACGAACCCTGAGCGGTTATTTCCCGCTGGATGCTGAAGTGGATTACTGTCACGGAGATGAAAAGTAG
- a CDS encoding aldehyde dehydrogenase family protein, giving the protein MSQQASEQVYSHYIGGEWTEGEGDETFESVNPATKESLGEFQRGTPADIDAALSAAAEAEDDWASLSYIDRAEHLWDIYHELKERTDELGEVITKECGKEISEGKADVVEAAHMVEWAAGNARHPHGDVVPSEIGAKDAYMRRKPRGIIGCITPWNFPVAIPFWHMALALVEGNTVVWKPAEQTPWCGQIIAEMFEDAGVPEGVFNMVQGFGDAGNAIVEDERVDTVLFTGSSEVGHKIAGKVGGEPGKLAACEMGGKNGIVITENADLDIAVHSAIMSSFKTTGQRCVSSERLIVHEDVYDEFKERYVELAKNVSVGNPLEEDTFMGPMVNEEQVEKFGKYNQLAKDEGAEVLVDREELDAEEIPDGHEDGYWVGPFVYEVDYSPDLRCIHEEVFGPHVALMSYSGDIEDAVEIHNDTPYGLAGAIISEDYRQVNYFRDNAEIGLAYGNLPCIGAEVQLPFGGVKKSGNGYPSAREAIEAVTERTAWTINNSKDIQMAQGLSADIKTEEEK; this is encoded by the coding sequence ATGAGTCAACAAGCTAGCGAACAGGTTTACAGCCACTACATCGGTGGCGAGTGGACAGAGGGCGAGGGCGACGAGACGTTCGAGAGCGTCAATCCGGCGACGAAGGAGTCGCTCGGCGAGTTCCAGCGCGGTACGCCCGCGGACATCGACGCCGCGCTTTCCGCCGCAGCGGAGGCCGAAGACGACTGGGCAAGCCTTTCGTACATCGACCGCGCGGAACACCTCTGGGACATCTACCACGAACTGAAAGAGCGAACCGACGAACTCGGCGAAGTCATCACGAAGGAGTGCGGTAAGGAAATCTCCGAAGGCAAAGCCGATGTGGTCGAGGCGGCGCATATGGTCGAATGGGCCGCAGGCAACGCCCGCCACCCGCACGGTGACGTGGTACCGAGCGAAATCGGCGCGAAAGACGCCTACATGCGCCGGAAGCCACGAGGCATCATCGGTTGTATCACTCCGTGGAACTTCCCGGTCGCCATCCCGTTCTGGCACATGGCACTCGCGCTGGTCGAAGGGAACACCGTCGTCTGGAAGCCAGCAGAGCAGACGCCGTGGTGTGGCCAAATCATCGCAGAGATGTTCGAGGACGCCGGAGTTCCGGAAGGCGTGTTCAACATGGTGCAAGGCTTCGGCGACGCCGGAAACGCCATCGTCGAGGACGAGCGCGTGGACACCGTCCTGTTCACCGGTTCCTCGGAAGTCGGTCACAAAATCGCGGGCAAGGTCGGCGGCGAACCCGGCAAACTCGCGGCCTGTGAGATGGGCGGCAAAAACGGCATCGTCATCACCGAGAACGCAGACCTCGACATCGCGGTTCACAGCGCCATCATGTCCTCGTTCAAGACGACGGGCCAGCGCTGTGTTTCCAGCGAGCGCCTCATCGTCCACGAAGACGTGTACGACGAGTTCAAAGAGCGCTACGTCGAACTCGCAAAGAACGTCTCCGTCGGCAACCCGCTGGAGGAAGACACCTTCATGGGGCCGATGGTCAACGAAGAACAGGTCGAGAAGTTCGGCAAGTACAACCAACTCGCTAAAGACGAAGGCGCAGAAGTCCTCGTTGACCGCGAGGAACTCGACGCAGAGGAGATTCCGGACGGCCACGAGGACGGCTACTGGGTCGGCCCGTTCGTCTATGAAGTCGATTACAGCCCCGACCTGCGCTGTATCCACGAAGAAGTGTTCGGCCCGCACGTCGCCCTCATGAGCTACTCGGGCGACATCGAGGACGCGGTCGAAATCCACAACGACACGCCATACGGACTGGCTGGCGCAATCATCAGCGAGGACTACCGCCAAGTCAACTACTTCCGCGACAACGCGGAAATCGGCCTCGCCTACGGCAACCTCCCGTGCATCGGTGCAGAGGTTCAACTGCCGTTCGGCGGCGTGAAAAAGTCCGGCAACGGCTACCCGAGCGCCCGCGAAGCCATCGAGGCGGTCACAGAGCGCACGGCGTGGACCATCAACAATTCGAAGGACATCCAGATGGCACAGGGTCTGTCGGCGGATATCAAGACTGAAGAAGAAAAGTAA
- a CDS encoding tRNA uridine(34) 5-carboxymethylaminomethyl modification radical SAM/GNAT enzyme Elp3, with product MSTETPDATETEAFEQVCEALVERILAGDIERDDVESAKLQACSEFSAAKVPKNSEILDYAPNDQRGELEAVLQRKPVRTASGVSPVAIMTSPHQCPHGKCLYCPGGPSSEFSSSQSYTGHEPAAARGVQNDYDPYGQVTLRLEQMREIGHPVDKVELILMGGTMTARSHDYQEWFVKRALEAMNDYDVDKEPEPAEGVSFAQDFDEYEFSYLEDVIAENETNDVRNIGTTFETKPDWCDPEQIDRMLDLGGTKVEVGVQTTYERINREMHRGHGAQASIDANQRLRDSAFKVGFHMMPGQPGMSKEMCVEDFRRIFEDEKWKPDYLKIYPTLVVRGTATYDWWHRDEYEPLRNEEAAEIVAEIKSMIPRYVRLQRVQRDIPADFIDAGVWKSNLRQLARKKMDEHGWTCDCIRCREVGMNDEEPENVEMDVLTYEAGGGTEHFISFEDFDKDLLVGFCRLRFPGDPVRRELDNAALIRELHVYGSEVSVGSESEDSQHQHRGYGRRLMEKAEDLAADAGYEKLSVISGIGAREYYRNKLGYHQDGPYVSKLI from the coding sequence ATGAGTACCGAGACGCCGGACGCCACGGAGACGGAGGCGTTCGAGCAGGTCTGCGAGGCGCTCGTAGAGCGCATCCTCGCGGGCGACATCGAGCGCGACGACGTGGAGAGTGCAAAACTCCAAGCCTGCTCTGAGTTCTCCGCCGCGAAAGTGCCGAAGAACTCGGAGATTCTGGACTACGCGCCGAACGACCAGCGCGGGGAGCTAGAAGCAGTGCTGCAGCGCAAACCCGTCAGAACCGCGTCCGGTGTCTCCCCGGTTGCGATTATGACGAGTCCGCACCAGTGTCCACACGGGAAATGTCTTTACTGTCCCGGCGGCCCGTCCTCGGAGTTCTCCTCTTCGCAGAGCTACACGGGTCACGAACCCGCCGCGGCGCGCGGCGTGCAGAACGATTACGACCCCTACGGCCAAGTCACTCTGCGATTGGAGCAGATGCGCGAAATCGGCCACCCCGTCGATAAAGTCGAACTCATCCTGATGGGTGGCACGATGACCGCCCGGAGCCACGACTATCAGGAGTGGTTCGTAAAGCGCGCGCTGGAGGCGATGAACGACTACGACGTGGACAAGGAACCCGAACCGGCGGAAGGCGTGAGCTTTGCGCAGGATTTCGACGAGTACGAATTTTCGTATCTGGAGGACGTCATCGCCGAAAACGAGACGAACGACGTGCGCAACATCGGCACGACGTTCGAGACGAAACCCGACTGGTGTGACCCCGAGCAAATCGACCGCATGCTCGATTTGGGCGGCACGAAAGTCGAAGTCGGCGTCCAGACCACCTACGAGCGAATCAACCGCGAGATGCACCGCGGCCACGGCGCACAGGCGTCAATCGACGCGAACCAGCGACTCCGCGACTCGGCGTTCAAAGTCGGCTTCCACATGATGCCCGGGCAACCCGGCATGTCCAAAGAGATGTGCGTCGAGGACTTCCGGCGCATCTTCGAGGACGAGAAATGGAAACCGGACTACCTCAAAATCTACCCCACGCTGGTCGTCCGCGGAACCGCGACCTACGACTGGTGGCACAGGGACGAATACGAACCCCTTCGAAACGAGGAAGCCGCGGAAATCGTCGCGGAAATCAAGTCGATGATTCCGCGCTACGTCCGCCTCCAGCGCGTTCAGCGCGACATCCCCGCGGATTTCATCGACGCCGGAGTGTGGAAGTCCAATCTTCGCCAACTCGCCCGGAAGAAGATGGACGAACACGGCTGGACGTGTGACTGCATCCGATGCCGTGAGGTCGGCATGAACGACGAGGAACCCGAGAACGTCGAGATGGACGTGCTGACCTACGAGGCGGGCGGCGGCACGGAACATTTCATCAGTTTCGAGGATTTCGACAAAGACCTGCTCGTCGGCTTCTGTCGTCTCAGATTCCCCGGCGACCCGGTTCGTCGGGAACTCGACAATGCCGCACTCATCCGCGAACTCCACGTCTACGGAAGCGAAGTGTCCGTCGGGTCGGAAAGCGAAGACAGCCAGCACCAACACCGCGGCTACGGGAGACGGCTAATGGAGAAGGCCGAAGACCTCGCGGCGGACGCTGGCTACGAGAAACTCAGCGTCATCTCCGGAATTGGTGCGCGCGAATACTACCGGAACAAACTGGGTTATCATCAGGATGGCCCCTACGTAAGTAAGCTAATCTGA
- a CDS encoding DHH family phosphoesterase has translation MGNCVICGTSVDGPICSSHEQDVLFEFEGNHPQQLSVGRYYKGTVDGFADFGVFIDVGKNVTGLLHKSELNQRLESIDWNSGDTVFIQVLGVRDNGNVDLGSSIRQSEREFRGKLIQNAENTYLPDESETERTEQSDSEQSSQQSRTEANETKEQEESEAPEPSPTTDGSGNAVGSATVSEHKEPLERVPIDSLSDRVGERVRIEGEIVGASQTSGPTVFELRDETAVVDCAAFKEAGVRAYPEVDTGDVVRLVGEVELRNNELQVETEQLDALSDEEEDAVVTRLAEALENEARPADVDLLAEDSVVSAIHDDITDAAGAIRRAVIESRPVIVRHNASAEGYVAGAALERAVLPLVREEHARSDAQYHYFDRRPLEDGLYDMQDATKDATNMLDNRERHDEKLPLFVLVDAGSTVESGDGLDLLDIYGAPHVVIDTQYPDDDVAETAEVVVNSHLGDSDEDVAAGVLGANVAAHINDDVREDVSHLPAVSYWEDTPSEYVELATEAGYDEDHVTALREAVALEAYYQSYEDKRELITDLLFEHAKRDLAEHVSEQFRTKLENELDTAEPNLSVRGANGVTFTVLDTDAYTHRFDFPSTAVLLDALHRHDITGRPGGQNVTLGLADDEIHIRSDVGVNVRDIEDEVRERAPNAGIVAVGTRDGKFEFLRGEREAALDAVIESVSEHLN, from the coding sequence ATGGGTAACTGCGTCATTTGCGGAACGTCTGTCGACGGCCCAATTTGTTCGAGCCACGAGCAGGACGTTCTATTCGAATTCGAAGGAAACCACCCGCAGCAACTCTCTGTGGGTCGATACTACAAAGGTACGGTCGATGGCTTCGCCGACTTCGGCGTCTTCATCGATGTCGGTAAAAACGTCACCGGCCTCCTCCACAAAAGCGAACTAAACCAGCGACTCGAAAGTATCGACTGGAACTCCGGCGACACCGTGTTCATCCAAGTTCTCGGCGTCCGTGACAACGGCAACGTCGACCTCGGATCGTCCATCCGCCAGTCGGAACGCGAGTTCCGCGGCAAGCTGATTCAGAACGCCGAAAACACGTATCTCCCCGACGAATCCGAAACCGAACGAACGGAACAGTCCGACTCAGAGCAGTCGAGCCAGCAGTCACGAACCGAAGCGAACGAAACGAAAGAGCAGGAAGAAAGCGAAGCACCCGAACCCTCCCCAACCACTGACGGGTCGGGAAACGCGGTCGGTAGCGCGACAGTCTCCGAACACAAAGAACCGCTGGAGCGCGTCCCCATCGACAGTTTGAGCGACCGAGTCGGCGAACGCGTCCGAATCGAGGGCGAAATCGTCGGCGCGAGTCAGACCAGCGGCCCGACCGTCTTCGAACTGCGCGACGAAACCGCAGTCGTGGACTGTGCCGCCTTCAAAGAGGCTGGCGTCCGCGCATACCCCGAAGTTGATACGGGCGACGTCGTCCGACTCGTCGGCGAAGTCGAACTCCGTAACAACGAACTGCAAGTCGAAACCGAACAACTCGACGCGCTCAGCGACGAGGAAGAGGACGCCGTCGTCACTCGGCTCGCCGAAGCACTGGAAAACGAAGCACGCCCGGCGGACGTTGACTTGCTCGCCGAGGACTCCGTCGTCTCCGCGATTCACGACGACATCACGGACGCCGCCGGAGCGATTCGCCGCGCCGTCATCGAGTCCCGTCCGGTCATCGTTCGACACAACGCGAGCGCCGAAGGCTACGTGGCCGGTGCCGCGCTCGAACGTGCAGTCCTCCCGCTGGTGCGCGAAGAACACGCACGAAGCGACGCCCAGTACCACTACTTCGACCGCCGACCGCTCGAAGACGGTTTGTACGACATGCAAGACGCGACGAAGGACGCGACGAACATGCTCGACAACCGAGAGCGCCACGACGAGAAACTCCCCCTCTTCGTTCTCGTGGACGCCGGAAGTACGGTCGAATCCGGCGACGGACTCGACCTGCTCGACATCTACGGCGCACCGCACGTCGTCATCGACACCCAGTATCCCGACGACGACGTGGCGGAGACGGCGGAAGTCGTCGTCAACTCACACCTCGGCGATTCGGACGAGGATGTCGCGGCAGGCGTCCTCGGTGCAAACGTCGCGGCTCACATCAACGACGACGTGCGCGAAGACGTCTCTCACCTCCCAGCAGTGAGTTACTGGGAAGATACACCGTCCGAGTACGTCGAACTCGCAACGGAAGCGGGCTACGACGAAGACCACGTCACGGCCCTGCGCGAGGCAGTCGCGCTGGAAGCCTACTACCAGTCCTACGAGGACAAGCGCGAACTCATCACCGACCTGCTCTTCGAGCACGCAAAACGCGACCTCGCCGAGCACGTCAGCGAGCAGTTCCGCACGAAACTCGAAAACGAACTGGACACCGCCGAACCGAACCTCTCGGTTCGCGGCGCGAACGGCGTAACCTTCACCGTCCTCGATACGGACGCCTACACGCACCGATTCGACTTCCCATCGACGGCCGTTCTCTTGGACGCGCTTCACCGCCACGACATCACGGGTCGTCCCGGCGGCCAGAACGTCACCCTTGGCCTCGCGGACGACGAAATCCACATCCGAAGCGACGTTGGCGTCAACGTCCGCGACATCGAAGACGAAGTCCGCGAGCGAGCACCTAACGCCGGAATCGTCGCTGTCGGCACCCGCGACGGCAAGTTCGAGTTCCTCCGCGGCGAGCGCGAGGCGGCACTCGACGCCGTCATCGAGTCGGTTAGCGAACACCTGAACTAG
- a CDS encoding YIP1 family protein — protein sequence MTQWVENPAGGRDRGLQAIVRAWAEVMVRPKRFFNVGVAPGDQAPGLVFGVLVTLIEVSSRIAFGGVSVGDSLLSKLFALIVVGLFIAPAALHLTAALQTVILMAFVPARGGISETVQVIGYAVAPCLLAGLPFPKVRAACTLYGAILLAVGTSEVHSTSLVRAAIVTAIPSALVFGYGFRGFDAFATVFPSLAAVVPW from the coding sequence GTGACTCAGTGGGTCGAAAATCCGGCGGGCGGGCGTGACCGAGGGCTGCAGGCAATCGTCCGTGCGTGGGCCGAGGTGATGGTACGACCGAAACGGTTCTTCAACGTCGGTGTCGCCCCCGGCGACCAAGCGCCGGGACTGGTGTTCGGCGTCCTCGTCACGCTCATCGAGGTTTCCTCTCGGATAGCGTTCGGCGGGGTGTCCGTCGGCGACTCCCTTCTCTCGAAACTGTTCGCGCTAATCGTGGTCGGCCTATTCATCGCGCCTGCTGCCCTCCATCTGACGGCGGCGCTTCAGACGGTCATTCTGATGGCGTTCGTTCCCGCCCGGGGCGGAATCAGCGAAACTGTGCAGGTCATCGGCTACGCAGTTGCACCCTGCCTGCTCGCCGGGCTACCATTCCCGAAGGTACGGGCGGCTTGCACGCTGTACGGAGCGATACTGCTTGCCGTCGGAACGAGCGAGGTCCATAGTACCTCGCTCGTCCGTGCGGCCATCGTCACCGCGATTCCGTCGGCGCTCGTGTTCGGCTATGGGTTTCGTGGGTTCGATGCCTTCGCAACCGTCTTTCCCTCCCTCGCAGCCGTCGTCCCGTGGTAA
- a CDS encoding thymidine kinase, whose protein sequence is MHKITNSGWVEVITGCMFSGKTEELLRRLRRAEIAGQEVAVFKPALDDRYGDDTVGSHDGASWDATVVEPDDEGVWEIPEKLNGEKVVAIDEANFFSAELVSVCEQLAEDERRVVISGTDQTFRAEPFDPLPQLISVSEYVEKLQAICAKCGEPATRNQRLIDGEPAHVDDPTILVGAQESYEARCRNCHTLRTD, encoded by the coding sequence ATGCACAAAATCACGAACAGCGGGTGGGTCGAGGTAATCACCGGCTGCATGTTCTCCGGGAAAACCGAGGAACTGCTCCGTCGGCTTCGTCGCGCGGAAATCGCGGGCCAAGAAGTCGCCGTGTTCAAACCGGCGCTGGACGACCGATACGGCGACGATACTGTCGGCTCACACGACGGCGCGTCGTGGGACGCGACAGTTGTCGAACCGGACGACGAAGGTGTCTGGGAAATACCCGAGAAACTGAACGGCGAGAAAGTCGTCGCCATCGACGAAGCGAACTTCTTTTCCGCGGAACTCGTCTCCGTCTGCGAACAGTTGGCCGAGGACGAACGTCGCGTCGTCATCAGCGGAACCGACCAAACGTTCCGGGCCGAACCGTTCGACCCGCTTCCGCAACTCATCTCGGTGTCGGAGTACGTCGAAAAGTTACAGGCAATCTGTGCGAAATGCGGCGAACCAGCGACGCGGAATCAGCGACTCATCGACGGCGAACCGGCACACGTAGACGACCCGACGATTTTGGTGGGAGCACAGGAGTCCTACGAAGCGCGGTGTCGGAACTGTCATACCCTCCGAACTGACTAA